One window of the Arthrobacter sp. zg-Y919 genome contains the following:
- a CDS encoding DNA topoisomerase IV subunit B: MAPPSSDYTARHLSVLEGLEAVRKRPGMYIGSTDSRGLMHCLWEIIDNSVDEALAGFGQSIKVILHPDGSVEIHDDGRGIPVDIEPKTGLSGVEVVFTKLHAGGKFGGGSYAASGGLHGVGASVVNALSSRLDVQVDRAGKTYQMAFRRGEPGHFDDTGRKPGPEAKFSPFLDSSRLEVVGKAKRGVTGTRIRYWADRQIFTPDAKFSYTELQARARQTSFLVPGLRITLRDERRLPGTPGENGPVEEVFHHDGGIGEFVEYLAADAAVTDIWRLHGSGKFKESVPVLDENGHSRITEIEREAEVDIALRWGIGYETTIRSFVNIIATPKGGTHQTGFEQGLLKTFRKVIEANARKLKAGNDKIEKDDVFAGLTAVLTVRLAEPQFEGQTKEILGTSAVRAIVSKVVEKEITARLNSTARADKAQSSQLLEKVVAEMKSRISARVHKETQRRKNALETSTMPAKLADCRIDDQERSELFIVEGDSALGTAKLARSSDYQALLPIRGKILNVQKASVADMLSNAECAALIQVVGAGSGRSFQLDAARYGKVIFMTDADVDGAHIRTLLLTLFFRYMRPLVDAGRVYAAVPPLHRVEVINAGSKSNEMVYTYSEKELHQVLDRLEKEGKRYKEPIQRYKGLGEMDAGQLAETTMDPRHRTLRRVRISEAAAAEQAFELLMGSDVAPRKDFIIAGAAMLDRDRIDA; the protein is encoded by the coding sequence GTGGCGCCCCCTAGTTCTGATTACACTGCCCGGCACCTTTCCGTACTGGAAGGGCTGGAGGCCGTCCGCAAGCGTCCCGGCATGTATATCGGGTCCACCGACTCACGCGGCCTGATGCATTGCCTGTGGGAGATCATCGACAATTCGGTCGACGAAGCGCTGGCTGGCTTCGGACAGAGCATCAAGGTCATCCTGCACCCGGACGGTTCAGTGGAAATCCACGACGACGGACGCGGCATCCCGGTGGATATCGAACCGAAAACCGGGTTGTCCGGCGTCGAAGTGGTGTTCACCAAGCTGCACGCAGGCGGCAAGTTCGGCGGCGGATCCTACGCCGCCTCGGGCGGGCTGCACGGCGTGGGCGCCAGCGTGGTCAACGCACTGTCCTCCCGCCTCGACGTCCAGGTGGACCGTGCAGGCAAGACCTACCAGATGGCCTTCCGCCGCGGCGAGCCCGGGCATTTCGACGACACCGGACGGAAGCCCGGCCCCGAGGCCAAGTTCTCTCCGTTCCTGGACAGTTCGCGGCTGGAAGTTGTCGGCAAGGCCAAGCGCGGCGTCACCGGTACCCGGATCCGCTACTGGGCCGACCGGCAGATCTTCACCCCGGACGCAAAGTTCTCCTACACCGAGCTGCAGGCCCGCGCCCGCCAGACGTCCTTCCTGGTGCCCGGCCTGCGGATCACGCTGCGCGACGAACGCCGCCTGCCCGGAACCCCGGGGGAAAACGGCCCGGTGGAGGAGGTCTTCCACCACGACGGCGGCATCGGCGAGTTCGTCGAGTACCTGGCCGCCGACGCCGCGGTGACCGACATCTGGCGGCTGCACGGCTCCGGAAAGTTCAAGGAATCCGTGCCGGTGCTGGATGAGAACGGGCACAGCCGGATCACCGAAATTGAGCGCGAGGCCGAGGTGGATATCGCCCTGCGCTGGGGGATCGGCTACGAAACGACCATCCGCTCTTTCGTGAACATCATTGCCACGCCCAAGGGTGGAACGCACCAGACCGGGTTCGAACAGGGCCTGCTGAAGACGTTCCGCAAGGTCATCGAAGCCAATGCCCGCAAGCTCAAGGCAGGCAACGACAAGATCGAAAAGGACGACGTTTTCGCCGGGCTGACCGCGGTGCTGACCGTCCGCCTCGCCGAACCCCAGTTCGAGGGCCAGACCAAGGAAATCCTCGGCACCTCCGCCGTACGTGCCATCGTGAGCAAGGTCGTGGAGAAGGAGATCACCGCCCGGTTGAACTCCACCGCCCGTGCTGACAAGGCTCAGTCCTCGCAGCTGCTGGAAAAGGTGGTGGCGGAGATGAAGTCCCGTATCTCCGCCCGCGTGCACAAGGAGACCCAGCGGCGGAAGAACGCCCTGGAAACCTCCACCATGCCCGCCAAGCTGGCGGACTGCCGGATCGATGACCAGGAACGGTCGGAACTGTTCATCGTGGAGGGCGACAGCGCGCTCGGCACCGCCAAGCTCGCCCGCTCCTCGGACTACCAGGCGCTGCTGCCGATCCGCGGCAAGATCCTCAACGTGCAGAAAGCTTCCGTCGCGGACATGCTGTCCAACGCCGAGTGCGCCGCCCTGATCCAGGTGGTCGGCGCAGGCTCCGGCCGCAGCTTCCAGCTGGACGCCGCCCGCTACGGCAAGGTCATCTTCATGACCGACGCCGACGTCGACGGTGCCCACATCCGCACCCTGCTCCTCACGCTGTTCTTCCGTTACATGCGGCCGCTGGTCGATGCGGGGCGGGTCTACGCCGCGGTGCCGCCGCTGCACCGCGTGGAAGTCATCAACGCGGGCTCGAAGAGCAACGAGATGGTCTACACCTACAGCGAAAAGGAGCTGCACCAGGTGCTGGACCGCCTGGAGAAGGAAGGAAAGCGCTACAAGGAGCCGATCCAGCGGTACAAGGGCCTGGGCGAAATGGACGCCGGCCAGCTGGCTGAAACCACCATGGACCCGCGCCACCGCACCCTGCGCCGGGTCCGGATCTCCGAGGCGGCCGCAGCCGAGCAGGCATTCGAGCTGCTGATGGGCAGCGACGTGGCGCCCCGCAAGGACTTCATCATCGCCGGCGCCGCCATGCTGGACCGGGACCGGATCGACGCCTGA
- a CDS encoding RNA polymerase sigma factor has product MSPRKTTAVEETDTANKRTAATEAPSAAAAKEAASGEKTAAKTARKPAARKAPAKAGTTAAGRKIAAKTAKAAKPEVDEEVEANEAEPDADAAEAGDAAAAPTGSGFVYSDADDDDAPAQQVVSAGATADPVKDYLKQIGKVALLNAEQEVDLALRIEAGLYAEEKLAADPDMDPKLKRELQWVSHDGKRAKNHLLEANLRLVVSLAKRYTGRGMLFLDLIQEGNLGLIRAVEKFDYTKGFKFSTYATWWIRQAITRAMADQARTIRIPVHMVEVINKLARVQRQMLQDLGREPAPEELALELDMTPEKVVEVQKYGREPISLHTPLGEDGDSEFGDLIEDSEAVVPADAVSFTLLQEQLHSVLDTLSEREAGVVAMRFGLTDGQPKTLDEIGKVYGVTRERIRQIESKTMSKLRHPSRSQVLRDYLD; this is encoded by the coding sequence GTGTCGCCGAGAAAGACAACTGCAGTCGAAGAGACTGACACTGCAAATAAGCGCACTGCCGCAACTGAGGCCCCGTCCGCGGCTGCCGCGAAGGAGGCCGCTTCCGGCGAAAAGACCGCCGCTAAGACGGCCCGCAAGCCGGCGGCCCGGAAGGCTCCGGCGAAGGCCGGCACCACCGCAGCCGGACGAAAGATCGCTGCCAAGACCGCCAAGGCTGCCAAGCCCGAGGTCGATGAAGAGGTCGAGGCCAACGAGGCCGAGCCCGATGCAGATGCCGCCGAAGCCGGAGATGCCGCAGCAGCACCCACGGGATCCGGTTTCGTGTACTCGGACGCCGACGATGACGACGCACCTGCCCAGCAGGTCGTATCCGCCGGCGCCACGGCGGACCCGGTCAAGGACTACCTGAAGCAGATCGGCAAGGTCGCCCTGCTGAATGCAGAGCAGGAAGTCGACCTCGCACTGCGGATCGAAGCCGGCCTGTACGCCGAAGAGAAGCTCGCAGCCGATCCGGACATGGATCCCAAGCTCAAGCGCGAGCTGCAGTGGGTTTCCCACGACGGCAAGCGTGCCAAGAACCACCTGCTCGAAGCGAACCTTCGCCTCGTCGTGTCCCTGGCCAAGCGCTACACCGGCCGCGGCATGCTCTTCCTGGACCTGATCCAGGAAGGCAACCTGGGCCTCATCCGCGCCGTGGAGAAGTTCGACTACACCAAGGGCTTCAAGTTCTCCACGTACGCCACCTGGTGGATCCGCCAGGCCATCACCCGCGCCATGGCGGACCAGGCCCGCACCATCCGTATCCCGGTGCACATGGTGGAAGTCATCAACAAGCTGGCACGCGTCCAACGCCAGATGCTCCAGGACCTGGGCCGCGAGCCCGCTCCCGAAGAGCTGGCACTGGAACTGGACATGACACCCGAAAAGGTTGTCGAGGTCCAGAAGTACGGCCGCGAACCGATCTCCCTGCACACCCCGCTGGGTGAAGACGGCGACTCCGAGTTCGGTGACCTCATTGAGGACTCCGAAGCCGTTGTCCCCGCTGATGCCGTGAGCTTCACGCTGCTCCAGGAGCAGCTGCACTCGGTGCTGGACACCCTCTCCGAGCGCGAAGCCGGCGTCGTGGCGATGCGTTTCGGCCTCACCGACGGCCAGCCGAAGACCTTGGATGAAATCGGAAAGGTTTACGGGGTCACCCGTGAACGTATCCGCCAGATCGAATCCAAGACCATGTCCAAGCTGCGCCACCCGTCCCGGTCCCAGGTCCTGCGGGATTACCTGGACTAG
- a CDS encoding DUF4192 domain-containing protein has translation MSTEPADGTPRNPYRVNAPEDILSLIPHTLGFEPRSSLVFLALCGGRVGATLRVDLPPGAAAKSGTNGAYAATAARFLASDTEADGVLMAMYTEAPWRDPAHPPYRPLVRRLEKELAAAGVPLQDGWLVGPETWRDYFCTRTDCCPWPGTPRSRIADSRLNTELVYRGSAFAASIERAVGESFPGQWTNQQEVAAAQARFVEQLAGQWCEREQFQATLEAWSDCFGAAAPAGGAPPAGGPTPGSPHGDRLHSDPEGTGFLLASLGDRGIRDALLVLAAVGKGPALEGAEANGMLRRQDHPPVRPGGAPRDAFPAESGAVPLLPRPRRHAAADFRSLLVGRGPSAPDWARLDRAHAVFTDLVPAAEGDVRAGLLSLLAWIEWARGRGSRAHVYLERALEACPGYRLALLLRELLGTGVLPDWARTREGSWPGNRDG, from the coding sequence ATGAGCACAGAACCGGCTGACGGCACCCCGCGCAACCCCTACCGCGTCAACGCCCCGGAGGACATCCTCAGCCTGATCCCGCACACGCTGGGCTTTGAGCCCCGCAGCTCGCTGGTGTTCCTGGCCTTGTGCGGCGGCCGGGTCGGCGCCACACTGCGTGTTGACCTGCCGCCTGGGGCCGCAGCGAAGAGCGGGACGAACGGTGCGTATGCAGCCACTGCCGCCAGGTTCCTGGCGTCCGATACGGAGGCCGACGGCGTGCTGATGGCCATGTACACGGAGGCGCCGTGGCGGGATCCGGCGCACCCGCCGTACAGGCCGCTGGTCCGCAGGCTGGAGAAAGAACTTGCCGCGGCGGGTGTTCCGCTGCAGGACGGCTGGCTGGTGGGTCCGGAGACCTGGCGGGATTATTTCTGCACCCGGACGGACTGCTGCCCGTGGCCCGGCACGCCGCGGTCACGGATAGCCGACAGCAGGTTGAATACCGAACTGGTCTACCGCGGCAGCGCTTTCGCGGCGTCGATTGAACGGGCGGTGGGAGAGTCCTTCCCAGGGCAGTGGACCAATCAACAGGAGGTGGCCGCAGCACAGGCCCGCTTCGTGGAGCAGCTGGCCGGGCAGTGGTGTGAACGCGAACAGTTCCAAGCCACTTTGGAGGCATGGTCGGACTGTTTCGGTGCCGCCGCCCCTGCCGGCGGCGCACCCCCTGCAGGCGGACCCACTCCTGGCAGTCCGCACGGAGACCGGCTGCACAGTGATCCCGAAGGCACAGGATTCCTTCTGGCCAGCCTAGGGGACCGCGGAATCCGGGATGCGCTGCTGGTCCTGGCCGCTGTAGGGAAAGGCCCGGCACTGGAGGGTGCGGAAGCAAACGGCATGCTCCGGCGGCAGGACCATCCACCTGTGCGGCCCGGTGGTGCACCCCGGGATGCGTTCCCCGCGGAGTCCGGGGCCGTGCCCCTGCTGCCACGCCCCCGAAGGCATGCAGCCGCGGATTTCCGCAGCCTGCTGGTGGGACGGGGACCTTCCGCCCCGGACTGGGCCCGGCTGGACCGTGCCCATGCAGTGTTCACCGATCTGGTGCCCGCAGCCGAGGGCGATGTGAGGGCGGGATTGCTCTCACTCCTTGCCTGGATCGAATGGGCCCGGGGGAGAGGCTCCCGGGCCCACGTCTACCTGGAGCGCGCACTCGAGGCGTGCCCCGGATACCGCCTCGCGCTGCTGCTGCGTGAACTGCTCGGCACCGGCGTCCTTCCCGACTGGGCCCGCACACGTGAGGGATCCTGGCCCGGGAACCGGGACGGGTGA
- a CDS encoding ABC transporter permease yields MRALGALTRAEATLYLRNPVSIFMALVLPSAILLLQGFIIPGTRVPMGGSDPVYANLRLIDLLVPLSIAVALASVAVTNYPSAISGYRETGVLRRLGVTPVGANRILFAQWIVSAVSLAAAVAAAVLVSRLVFGSLMPESPGVVVLVLVCGAAAMMAVGSVIAALAGTAQNAYGIGFVVFMLCMFTAGLWTPGPLMPDGIRQIAAFSPLGSMTQALTAAWYGGSLTVAPFLVMLGWTVICAALAARVFRWR; encoded by the coding sequence ATGCGGGCGCTGGGAGCACTGACGCGGGCTGAGGCCACACTGTATCTGCGCAACCCGGTAAGCATTTTCATGGCACTGGTGCTGCCCTCGGCGATCCTGCTGCTGCAGGGCTTCATCATTCCCGGCACCCGGGTCCCGATGGGAGGCAGCGATCCCGTTTATGCCAACCTCCGCCTGATTGACCTTCTCGTGCCGTTGTCCATTGCCGTCGCCCTGGCCAGCGTGGCCGTCACCAACTATCCATCCGCGATCAGCGGCTACCGGGAGACCGGCGTCCTGCGCCGCCTGGGCGTGACGCCTGTCGGGGCAAACCGGATCCTCTTCGCCCAGTGGATTGTGAGCGCCGTGTCGCTCGCCGCTGCGGTGGCTGCCGCGGTCCTGGTTTCACGGTTGGTGTTTGGCAGCCTGATGCCGGAAAGCCCCGGCGTTGTGGTGCTCGTCCTGGTCTGCGGCGCGGCCGCCATGATGGCCGTGGGCTCTGTGATCGCCGCCCTGGCGGGGACGGCCCAGAATGCCTACGGCATCGGGTTCGTGGTCTTCATGCTGTGTATGTTCACTGCCGGACTGTGGACACCGGGACCGCTGATGCCCGACGGTATCCGGCAGATCGCGGCCTTCAGCCCCCTCGGCTCCATGACCCAGGCACTGACCGCGGCCTGGTACGGAGGAAGCCTCACCGTGGCGCCCTTCCTGGTCATGCTTGGCTGGACCGTTATCTGCGCTGCACTGGCTGCCAGGGTCTTCCGCTGGAGGTGA
- a CDS encoding ABC transporter ATP-binding protein, which translates to MTRAQAPTGTVVSASGLSKTFRDVVALADVTFSIQAGETFGILGPNGAGKTTTVECVAGALRPDGGRIEVLGVDPAKDRATVRGRVGYQLQSTALPPALRVGEALRLFAAFYPTPADVPELLRTVGLEKHRKRPFGSLSGGQKQRLSIALALIGNPDVVVFDELTTGLDPQGRRDVRQLVQQVKDSGITVVLVTHYLDDVERLCDRLAIIDAGRTRFVGTPAELLAVTGAGADGAGALEDAYLAFIEQPAAE; encoded by the coding sequence ATGACCAGGGCACAGGCGCCCACCGGCACGGTGGTAAGCGCGAGTGGACTCTCCAAGACATTCCGGGACGTTGTTGCCCTGGCGGACGTCACGTTCTCGATCCAGGCGGGTGAAACCTTCGGAATCCTCGGTCCCAACGGCGCCGGCAAAACGACGACGGTCGAATGCGTAGCCGGCGCGCTGCGGCCCGACGGCGGCCGGATCGAGGTATTGGGAGTGGATCCCGCGAAGGACCGGGCAACGGTGCGCGGCCGCGTCGGCTACCAGCTCCAGTCCACGGCGCTTCCTCCCGCCCTCCGTGTAGGGGAAGCGCTGCGCTTGTTCGCCGCGTTCTACCCCACCCCCGCGGACGTCCCGGAACTGCTGCGGACGGTCGGGCTGGAGAAGCACCGTAAGCGTCCTTTTGGCAGTCTTTCGGGCGGGCAGAAGCAGCGGCTCTCGATTGCCCTCGCACTCATTGGCAACCCTGACGTGGTGGTCTTCGACGAGCTGACCACCGGACTCGACCCCCAGGGCCGGCGCGATGTCCGGCAGCTGGTTCAGCAGGTGAAGGACAGCGGCATCACGGTGGTGCTCGTGACCCACTACCTTGACGACGTCGAGCGCCTGTGCGACCGCCTGGCAATCATCGACGCCGGCCGGACACGGTTCGTGGGCACTCCGGCGGAACTGCTTGCCGTTACCGGTGCCGGTGCCGACGGGGCCGGCGCCCTCGAGGATGCGTATCTGGCGTTCATCGAGCAGCCGGCAGCAGAGTGA
- a CDS encoding MFS transporter → MNGTRAWIVWGVGVFAYMVAVTQRTTFGVAGIEATERFSATASILSIFTVVQLLVYAGLQIPVGVLVDRFGPRLLIAGGAALMLAGQLQLAGAESVGAGILGRSLVGAGDALTFISVLRLLPAWFSGRRIPVLTQYTGIVGQLGQIASAIPFAFVLHRFGWSTAFLSAASLSLLALVLVLACVRNRPAGGEAPVPLPLRQTGTSLAQAFAQPGTRLGMWTHYTVQFPGTVFVMMWGFPYLVSAEGVSSAVASGLMTFFVVVAIVCGPWMGSWVGRHPLRRSTMVLLIAAAMAAGWAAVLLYPGPAPLWLLVLLVALLAIGGPGSMIGFDFARTYNPSSRLGTATGIVNIGGFIASLVSMYLIGVVLDVLNNSGFSGGDLYALDSFRIALSVQFAVMAVGVVGILRTRATIRSRLADEGSPLPPLRAALARERQRRREERRRPENP, encoded by the coding sequence GTGAACGGAACCCGGGCCTGGATCGTCTGGGGCGTCGGCGTTTTCGCCTACATGGTGGCGGTGACCCAGCGCACGACGTTCGGCGTGGCCGGCATCGAAGCCACCGAGCGCTTTTCCGCGACGGCGTCCATCCTGTCCATCTTTACGGTGGTGCAGCTCCTGGTCTACGCCGGGCTCCAGATACCCGTGGGCGTGCTGGTGGACCGGTTCGGTCCCCGGCTGCTGATCGCCGGAGGGGCGGCGCTGATGCTTGCCGGCCAGCTCCAGCTGGCAGGCGCCGAATCCGTAGGTGCCGGCATCCTTGGGCGCTCCCTGGTCGGCGCGGGTGACGCGCTGACCTTTATTTCCGTGCTGCGTCTGCTGCCCGCCTGGTTCTCCGGCAGGCGGATCCCTGTCCTGACCCAGTACACCGGCATCGTTGGGCAGCTGGGGCAGATTGCCAGTGCCATTCCCTTTGCCTTTGTGCTGCACCGCTTCGGCTGGAGCACGGCGTTCCTGTCTGCTGCGTCCCTGTCCCTCCTCGCGCTGGTCCTGGTCCTGGCGTGTGTACGGAACCGGCCCGCCGGCGGTGAAGCCCCCGTGCCGTTGCCCCTGCGGCAGACCGGCACCTCCCTGGCGCAGGCCTTCGCCCAGCCCGGAACCAGGCTGGGCATGTGGACGCACTACACCGTGCAGTTCCCCGGCACGGTATTCGTCATGATGTGGGGATTCCCGTATCTCGTCAGTGCCGAAGGAGTCTCCTCCGCCGTTGCGTCCGGCCTGATGACCTTCTTCGTGGTCGTGGCCATTGTCTGCGGTCCGTGGATGGGCTCGTGGGTGGGCCGGCACCCGTTGCGCCGCTCCACCATGGTGCTCCTGATTGCCGCCGCCATGGCAGCCGGATGGGCCGCCGTCCTGCTGTATCCCGGACCGGCGCCGCTGTGGCTGCTGGTGCTCCTGGTGGCGCTGCTGGCCATCGGCGGTCCCGGCTCCATGATCGGCTTCGACTTCGCCAGGACCTACAACCCCAGCTCCCGTCTGGGCACTGCCACGGGGATCGTCAATATCGGCGGCTTCATCGCGTCCCTGGTCAGCATGTACCTGATCGGGGTGGTGCTGGACGTGCTGAACAACAGTGGGTTCTCGGGCGGCGATCTGTACGCCCTGGACTCCTTCCGGATCGCCCTGTCCGTGCAGTTCGCCGTGATGGCAGTGGGCGTGGTGGGGATCCTGCGGACCCGCGCCACGATCCGTTCGCGGCTGGCGGACGAAGGATCGCCGCTGCCGCCGCTCCGCGCCGCGCTGGCACGCGAACGGCAGCGCCGCCGCGAGGAACGCCGGAGGCCGGAAAACCCTTAG
- a CDS encoding PAC2 family protein produces MLDPLTLFNLNPEVAESGDLTGLTMLAGFTGFGEAGHVVSQIRDELFDALDHDLVATFDADQLIDYRSRRPQISFVEDHLSDYEPPRLELHRMYDGLGEPFLFLTGFEPDLQWERFTAAVLHLVKAFEVTLVSWVHSIPMPVPHTRPIGVTAHGNRPDLIEGISSWTPIAQVQAAVGHVLELRLVEAGVDVVGHVVHVPHYLAEAEFPPAAVAGLEYLGAAASLVLPTDRLREVGRDVERQIAEQVEASAEVKGVVATLEKRYDQYTESTVLRSLLVKDNDELADAEEIGAAVEAYLASPQAEEESEALWPENQHGPAATPASGTTDQEIAPDATEGTVEGHGSDDGRPGPG; encoded by the coding sequence ATGCTCGATCCGTTGACCCTGTTTAATCTGAATCCGGAGGTCGCGGAATCCGGGGACCTCACCGGCCTGACGATGCTGGCCGGGTTCACCGGCTTTGGCGAGGCCGGCCATGTGGTCAGCCAGATCCGGGATGAACTTTTCGACGCCCTGGACCATGATCTGGTGGCCACCTTCGACGCCGACCAGCTCATTGACTACCGCAGCCGCCGGCCGCAGATTTCCTTCGTGGAGGACCACCTCAGCGACTATGAGCCGCCGCGGCTTGAACTGCACCGGATGTATGACGGGCTGGGGGAGCCGTTCCTGTTCCTGACCGGCTTCGAGCCCGACCTGCAGTGGGAACGCTTCACGGCCGCCGTGCTGCACCTGGTGAAGGCCTTCGAAGTGACCCTCGTCAGCTGGGTCCACTCCATTCCGATGCCCGTTCCGCATACGCGTCCCATCGGTGTGACCGCGCACGGCAACCGGCCCGACCTGATCGAGGGGATCAGCTCCTGGACCCCGATCGCACAGGTGCAGGCCGCCGTCGGGCACGTCCTGGAACTGCGCCTCGTCGAGGCCGGGGTCGACGTCGTCGGGCACGTGGTGCATGTCCCGCATTACCTTGCCGAGGCGGAGTTCCCGCCTGCCGCCGTCGCCGGCCTCGAGTACCTCGGTGCCGCGGCCTCGCTGGTGCTGCCCACCGACCGGCTCCGCGAGGTCGGCCGCGACGTGGAGCGCCAGATAGCCGAACAGGTGGAGGCGTCGGCGGAGGTCAAGGGCGTGGTGGCCACGCTGGAGAAGCGCTACGACCAATACACCGAAAGCACCGTGCTGCGCTCCCTGCTGGTCAAGGATAATGACGAGCTGGCGGACGCCGAAGAAATCGGAGCTGCGGTGGAGGCCTATCTGGCCAGCCCGCAGGCCGAAGAGGAATCGGAGGCGCTCTGGCCGGAAAACCAGCACGGCCCCGCAGCCACCCCGGCGAGCGGTACAACAGATCAGGAGATTGCACCAGATGCCACCGAGGGCACGGTTGAAGGCCACGGCAGCGACGACGGGCGGCCCGGCCCGGGCTGA
- a CDS encoding leucyl aminopeptidase, protein MNKASEPSLSAVSRDGRKVSASALVIGVGQTPEGPVLIESPLSPKASAALAASLPLLGVTGAADEVHRLPGLPEVDAEMLVLTGLGPVSAGVALTEESLRRAAGSAVRQIAGTTSVALALPAGTVADAAAVAEGALLGAYSFTEHRSAATVDKVPAPVAEITVITAAADEKALRPALERARILGRAVNATRTLVNQPPSHLYPETFAAAAKDLAKSLPVKVTVMDEKKLEREGFGGILGVGKGSARPPRLVKLEYAPLRSKVKLALVGKGITFDSGGLSLKPAAGMQAMKSDMGGAAVVLNALLAIAELGLPIKVTSWLCIAENMPSGTAQRPSDVMTTYGGRTVEVLNTDAEGRLVMADGLVAASEEAPDAIIDVATLTGAQMIALGNRVSAVMGEEGVRDAVKAAADRAGELFWPMPIPEELRASLDSQVADIANHGERFGGMMTAATFLREFVGEVNGTKIPWAHLDIAGPAFNEGSPYGYTPKEGTGVAVRTLVAYAEDVVARAS, encoded by the coding sequence GTGAACAAAGCCAGTGAACCCAGCCTGTCGGCCGTATCCCGGGACGGACGGAAGGTCTCCGCCAGTGCCCTCGTGATCGGCGTCGGCCAGACACCCGAGGGTCCCGTCCTGATTGAGAGCCCGCTTTCCCCCAAGGCGTCTGCTGCGCTGGCCGCTTCACTGCCGCTGCTCGGCGTCACCGGCGCAGCCGATGAAGTCCACCGCCTGCCCGGACTTCCCGAGGTCGACGCCGAGATGCTGGTCCTCACCGGCCTGGGTCCGGTTTCAGCCGGCGTGGCCCTGACCGAGGAATCCCTCCGCCGCGCTGCGGGTTCGGCCGTCCGCCAAATTGCCGGCACCACTTCCGTGGCCCTCGCCCTCCCGGCCGGCACGGTGGCCGACGCCGCCGCCGTCGCCGAGGGTGCCCTGCTGGGTGCCTACAGCTTCACCGAACACCGCAGTGCCGCCACGGTGGACAAGGTTCCCGCGCCGGTCGCCGAAATCACGGTTATTACTGCAGCCGCGGATGAGAAGGCACTCCGGCCCGCTCTGGAGCGCGCCCGTATCCTCGGGCGTGCCGTGAACGCCACCCGCACCCTCGTCAACCAGCCGCCGAGCCACCTCTACCCGGAAACCTTCGCAGCTGCTGCCAAGGACCTGGCCAAGTCGCTGCCGGTGAAGGTCACGGTCATGGATGAAAAGAAGCTTGAACGTGAAGGCTTCGGCGGAATCCTCGGCGTGGGCAAGGGCTCGGCCCGTCCCCCGCGCCTCGTAAAGCTCGAATACGCGCCGCTGCGGTCCAAGGTCAAGCTGGCCCTCGTCGGCAAGGGCATCACCTTTGACTCCGGTGGACTGTCCCTGAAGCCTGCCGCCGGCATGCAGGCCATGAAGTCGGACATGGGCGGCGCCGCCGTCGTGCTGAACGCGCTGCTGGCCATCGCTGAACTGGGGCTCCCCATCAAGGTGACCTCATGGCTCTGCATTGCGGAGAATATGCCTTCCGGCACCGCCCAGCGCCCCTCCGACGTAATGACCACCTACGGCGGACGTACCGTTGAGGTCCTGAACACCGACGCCGAGGGACGGCTGGTGATGGCTGATGGCCTGGTCGCCGCCAGCGAGGAAGCCCCCGACGCAATCATCGACGTGGCCACCCTGACCGGCGCCCAGATGATCGCCCTGGGCAACCGCGTTTCCGCGGTCATGGGTGAAGAAGGGGTCCGCGACGCCGTCAAGGCAGCAGCGGACCGCGCCGGCGAGCTGTTCTGGCCCATGCCGATCCCGGAAGAGCTGCGCGCGAGCCTGGACTCGCAGGTGGCCGACATCGCCAACCACGGGGAGCGTTTCGGCGGCATGATGACCGCCGCCACCTTCCTGCGCGAATTTGTCGGGGAAGTCAACGGAACCAAGATCCCGTGGGCACACCTGGACATTGCGGGACCGGCCTTCAACGAAGGCTCTCCCTACGGCTACACGCCGAAGGAAGGCACCGGCGTCGCTGTCCGCACTCTGGTGGCCTACGCGGAAGACGTCGTGGCCCGCGCCTCATAG